The Mammaliicoccus sciuri genome window below encodes:
- a CDS encoding helix-hairpin-helix domain-containing protein, producing MKYIHKMKDWVMENYQLAIIMIVVLFFICNSLLTGNDDHEAIIHQQDTTNEVKQESSDEKAVDKTDESKSTKEVNRNVVVDVKGAVNYPNTYSMSSKDRVHDVLKKAQTKHNADLSKINLSERLKDQMYIYVPITGEHVPSVNTNQSSNDKVEVNINTGDKSEIEKLPGIGPSKADAILQYRETNGEFKTVDDLKKVKGFGDKTVESLKDFIVLN from the coding sequence TTGAAATATATTCATAAAATGAAGGATTGGGTAATGGAGAATTACCAACTTGCAATCATCATGATTGTTGTATTATTTTTTATTTGTAATAGCCTTCTCACTGGCAATGATGATCATGAAGCTATCATTCATCAACAAGATACAACAAATGAAGTTAAACAAGAGTCTTCAGATGAGAAGGCCGTTGATAAGACAGATGAATCTAAATCTACTAAAGAAGTTAATAGAAATGTAGTAGTAGATGTGAAAGGAGCTGTTAATTATCCTAATACATATTCAATGTCTTCAAAGGATCGTGTGCATGATGTGTTAAAGAAAGCTCAAACAAAGCATAATGCAGATTTGTCTAAAATCAATCTATCTGAACGACTTAAAGATCAAATGTATATATATGTTCCAATAACTGGCGAACATGTGCCAAGTGTTAATACAAACCAATCTTCTAATGATAAAGTAGAAGTTAATATCAACACAGGAGATAAATCAGAAATTGAAAAGTTACCTGGTATCGGTCCGAGTAAAGCAGATGCCATTTTACAATATAGAGAAACAAATGGAGAATTTAAGACTGTTGATGATTTGAAGAAGGTCAAAGGATTTGGAGATAAAACAGTCGAAAGTTTAAAAGACTTTATCGTTTTAAATTGA
- a CDS encoding ComE operon protein 2 — translation MDRIEWKEYFMAQSHLLSLRSTCERLSVGATIVKDNRVIAGGYNGSVSGEEHCIDNGCLVVDGHCIRTIHAEMNAIMQCAKLGVSSEGATIYVTHFPCLNCTKSIIQAGIKQIYYADDYHNHTYAIQLLEQSGVHYEKINFHPEDIIKYLK, via the coding sequence ATGGATAGAATTGAATGGAAAGAATACTTTATGGCTCAAAGTCATCTATTATCATTAAGGTCAACATGTGAAAGATTATCTGTTGGTGCAACAATCGTTAAAGATAATAGAGTGATTGCTGGTGGATATAATGGGTCTGTTTCAGGAGAAGAACATTGTATAGATAATGGCTGCCTTGTAGTGGACGGACATTGTATAAGAACTATTCATGCTGAAATGAATGCGATCATGCAATGCGCTAAGTTAGGTGTTTCCTCAGAAGGTGCGACTATTTATGTTACACATTTCCCTTGTCTAAATTGTACGAAATCAATTATACAAGCTGGTATTAAACAAATTTATTATGCTGACGATTATCATAATCATACATATGCAATACAATTGTTAGAACAGTCTGGTGTACACTATGAAAAAATTAATTTCCATCCAGAAGACATTATTAAATATCTAAAGTAA
- a CDS encoding MBL fold metallo-hydrolase has protein sequence MLFIKKKYITSLLLFTMLVIAITYHFNHNEVVLKFIDIGQGDAMVAYHQDVNQVVMIDTGGKDKLKKKPWQTRSKISNYTDSIIVPELKEKGFQKIDYLIITHPHVDHMGELATLSKKYQSNI, from the coding sequence ATGTTATTTATTAAAAAGAAATATATAACATCTTTACTCCTTTTCACAATGTTAGTCATTGCCATCACATATCATTTTAATCATAACGAGGTTGTTTTAAAATTTATTGATATTGGTCAAGGAGATGCAATGGTTGCTTATCATCAGGATGTGAATCAAGTTGTGATGATAGATACTGGTGGTAAAGATAAATTGAAGAAGAAACCATGGCAAACTAGAAGTAAAATATCAAATTATACAGATTCAATTATCGTGCCAGAACTTAAAGAAAAGGGATTTCAAAAAATTGATTATTTAATCATTACACATCCACATGTAGATCATATGGGAGAATTAGCTACTTTGAGTAAAAAATATCAATCAAACATTTAA
- a CDS encoding ComEC/Rec2 family competence protein: MKHLLEEVKETNTQIVDSSNLNELKVGESTYKFFNQNSPNYEDKNDTSIVTEITSFGRTILTTGDATVEVEESILSQFIGDYDILKVAHHGSLTSTSDSFLIKAKPQICVISSGRHNRHGLPKAAIVNKLKQNNCKVFNTQDYGMVQFKINKDNMMMTHGLQEYNKKAYNRQ, translated from the coding sequence TTGAAACATTTGTTAGAAGAGGTTAAAGAAACGAACACACAAATTGTAGATAGCTCAAATTTGAATGAATTAAAGGTTGGAGAATCGACGTATAAATTTTTTAACCAAAATAGTCCGAATTATGAAGATAAGAATGATACATCAATCGTTACTGAAATCACTTCGTTTGGCAGAACGATATTAACAACAGGTGATGCAACAGTAGAGGTAGAGGAAAGTATATTGAGTCAATTTATAGGTGATTATGATATTTTAAAAGTGGCGCATCATGGTAGTTTAACAAGTACAAGTGATAGCTTTTTAATAAAAGCAAAGCCACAAATTTGTGTTATAAGTTCTGGACGTCATAATAGGCATGGGCTACCGAAAGCGGCCATTGTAAATAAACTTAAACAAAACAATTGTAAAGTATTCAATACACAAGATTATGGAATGGTGCAATTTAAGATCAATAAAGACAACATGATGATGACACATGGACTACAAGAATATAATAAAAAAGCTTACAATCGACAGTAG
- a CDS encoding YqzM family protein, which translates to MNRFEGENTQGRNNDVKDSGFAFIIGFVFLAAIYIIAQVFSLLPN; encoded by the coding sequence ATGAACAGATTTGAAGGTGAAAATACTCAAGGGCGTAACAATGATGTTAAAGACTCTGGATTTGCATTTATAATTGGTTTCGTATTCTTAGCTGCAATTTATATTATTGCACAAGTATTCAGTTTATTACCAAACTAA
- the holA gene encoding DNA polymerase III subunit delta, whose protein sequence is MEDNIVLNYGAVNALIEKKSDEIINQYLGGERDDFNYVKFDLYETPISSAIEESLTLPFLSDKKVVHVKNAYLFTGEKVSTQINQNIDQLIQFIEQYDGDTLVVFDVFNEKLDERKKLVKTVKKNARLNKIDQMTEQEIKQWIKSYLHEQYKDIKEDALIEFLELTGIQFNIIKAELDKLVLFIGDEAVINKQDVKEIVSRSLEQNVFLLTEYIQKGQKEKSINLLKDLINMKEEPIKLLALITSNYRLYYQCKILASKHYSEQQIAKTIGVHPYRVKLALRITRKLSLDRLLATIDICADTDYQLKSSYMDKVLILELFILKI, encoded by the coding sequence TTGGAAGACAATATTGTATTGAATTATGGTGCAGTAAATGCACTTATTGAGAAAAAATCTGACGAAATTATAAATCAATATTTAGGTGGAGAAAGAGACGATTTCAATTATGTTAAATTTGATTTATACGAAACACCTATTTCAAGTGCGATAGAAGAATCATTAACTTTACCATTCCTCTCAGACAAAAAAGTTGTACATGTTAAGAATGCTTACCTTTTTACAGGAGAAAAAGTTAGTACTCAAATCAATCAAAATATCGATCAATTGATTCAATTTATTGAACAGTATGATGGTGATACGTTAGTCGTATTTGATGTGTTTAATGAGAAGTTAGATGAGAGAAAGAAACTCGTCAAAACAGTTAAGAAAAATGCAAGACTCAATAAAATTGACCAAATGACTGAACAAGAAATTAAACAATGGATTAAATCTTATTTGCATGAACAATATAAAGATATTAAAGAAGATGCATTGATAGAATTTCTAGAACTGACAGGTATTCAATTTAATATAATTAAAGCGGAATTGGATAAATTAGTGTTATTTATTGGTGATGAAGCGGTTATTAATAAACAGGACGTTAAAGAAATTGTGAGTCGTTCTCTAGAACAGAATGTATTTTTGTTAACGGAATATATTCAGAAAGGTCAAAAAGAAAAGTCTATTAATTTATTGAAAGACTTAATCAATATGAAAGAAGAGCCGATTAAGCTGTTAGCGTTAATCACAAGTAATTATCGCTTGTATTATCAATGTAAGATTCTAGCTAGTAAACATTATAGTGAACAGCAAATTGCCAAAACGATTGGTGTACATCCATATAGGGTTAAACTGGCACTACGTATTACGAGAAAGCTATCACTCGATCGTTTATTAGCGACCATTGATATTTGTGCTGATACAGATTACCAATTGAAATCTTCATATATGGATAAAGTACTCATATTAGAACTTTTCATTTTAAAAATATAA
- the rpsT gene encoding 30S ribosomal protein S20, with protein MPNIKSAIKRVAVTEKKDAANISQKNDMRSAVKAAKTAIENNAENKAELVSLAVKKVDKASKNNLIHSNKADRIKSSLMSKAN; from the coding sequence ATGCCAAACATTAAATCTGCTATTAAACGCGTTGCTGTTACAGAAAAGAAAGACGCTGCTAACATTTCACAAAAAAATGATATGCGTTCAGCTGTAAAAGCTGCTAAAACTGCAATCGAAAACAATGCTGAAAACAAAGCTGAATTAGTTTCATTAGCTGTTAAAAAAGTTGATAAAGCTTCTAAAAACAATCTAATTCATTCAAATAAAGCTGATAGAATTAAATCAAGCTTAATGTCAAAAGCTAACTAA
- the lepA gene encoding translation elongation factor 4 has product MDRTKRLERQNKIRNFSIIAHIDHGKSTLADRILENTKSVESREMKEQLLDSMDLERERGITIKLNAVRLNYTAKDGETYILHLIDTPGHVDFTYEVSRSLAACEGAILVVDAAQGIEAQTLANVYLALDNDLDLIPVVNKIDLPAAEPERVKQEIEDVIGLDTSDAVLASAKSNIGIEDILEKVVEMVPPPEGDPDNPLQALIFDSSFDAYRGVISSIRVVEGSVKAGDKIQMMSTGKTFEVTEVGINTPKQLPVDTLSVGDVGYIVASIKNVGDSNVGDTITLADRPAEKPLKGYKKMNPMVFCGLYPIDNSKYNDLREALEKLQLNDASLEFEAETSQALGFGFRTGFLGLLHMEIIQERIEREFNIELIATAPSVIYECELTDGEKLQIDNPSQFPDPQKINRIYEPYVKATMMVPNDYVGAVMELCQKKRGNFKTMDYLDDIRVNIIYELPLSEVVFDFFDQLKSNTKGYASFDYELIGYQESKLVKMDILLNGDKVDALSFIVHKEFAYDRGKAIVDKLKTLIPRQQFEVPVQAAIGNKIVARTNIKSMGKNVLAKCYGGDISRKRKLLEKQKAGKAKMKSVGNVEIPQDAFLAVLKMDEE; this is encoded by the coding sequence ATGGACAGAACTAAACGCCTAGAGCGCCAAAATAAAATTAGAAACTTTTCTATCATTGCTCATATTGACCATGGTAAATCTACGTTAGCTGATAGAATTTTGGAAAATACAAAAAGTGTAGAATCACGTGAAATGAAAGAACAATTATTAGATTCCATGGATCTTGAAAGAGAACGTGGTATAACAATCAAACTTAATGCTGTTCGATTAAATTATACTGCTAAAGATGGGGAAACATATATCTTACATTTAATTGATACACCGGGGCATGTCGATTTTACATATGAAGTTTCAAGATCACTCGCAGCATGTGAAGGTGCGATTTTAGTTGTAGATGCTGCACAAGGTATCGAAGCACAAACGTTAGCAAACGTATACTTAGCTTTAGACAACGACTTAGATTTAATACCTGTAGTCAATAAAATCGATTTACCTGCAGCTGAACCTGAGCGTGTTAAACAAGAAATTGAAGACGTAATTGGTTTAGATACAAGTGATGCAGTACTTGCAAGTGCTAAATCTAATATTGGAATTGAAGACATATTAGAGAAAGTTGTAGAAATGGTACCACCTCCAGAAGGTGATCCAGATAACCCATTACAAGCGCTTATTTTTGATTCTTCTTTTGATGCTTATAGAGGTGTAATTTCTTCTATACGTGTTGTTGAAGGTTCAGTTAAAGCTGGAGACAAGATTCAAATGATGTCTACAGGTAAGACATTTGAAGTTACTGAAGTGGGTATTAATACACCGAAACAACTTCCAGTTGATACGTTATCTGTCGGAGATGTAGGTTATATTGTAGCTTCAATTAAAAATGTTGGAGATTCCAACGTTGGTGATACTATCACTTTAGCTGACAGACCTGCTGAGAAGCCGTTAAAAGGATATAAAAAGATGAATCCAATGGTATTCTGTGGATTATATCCAATTGATAATAGTAAATACAATGATTTAAGAGAAGCACTTGAAAAGCTTCAACTTAATGATGCATCTTTAGAATTTGAAGCTGAAACTTCTCAAGCTTTAGGTTTTGGTTTCAGAACAGGATTCTTAGGTTTACTACACATGGAAATTATTCAAGAAAGAATTGAAAGAGAATTTAATATTGAACTGATTGCGACTGCACCGTCAGTTATTTATGAATGTGAATTAACAGATGGCGAAAAATTACAAATTGACAACCCATCACAATTCCCAGACCCACAAAAAATCAACAGAATATATGAACCATATGTTAAAGCAACTATGATGGTTCCAAATGATTATGTTGGTGCTGTAATGGAATTATGTCAGAAAAAACGTGGTAACTTTAAGACGATGGATTATTTAGATGATATTCGTGTCAATATTATTTATGAACTTCCATTATCTGAAGTTGTATTCGATTTCTTTGATCAGTTGAAATCTAATACGAAAGGTTATGCATCGTTTGATTATGAATTAATTGGATATCAAGAAAGTAAACTTGTTAAAATGGATATTTTATTAAATGGTGATAAAGTAGATGCATTAAGCTTTATCGTCCATAAAGAGTTTGCATATGATAGAGGTAAAGCAATAGTAGATAAATTAAAAACATTAATCCCAAGACAACAATTTGAAGTACCAGTTCAAGCAGCAATTGGTAATAAAATAGTAGCTCGAACAAACATTAAATCTATGGGTAAAAATGTTTTAGCAAAATGTTACGGTGGGGATATTAGCCGTAAACGTAAGTTACTTGAAAAACAAAAAGCAGGTAAAGCTAAGATGAAATCAGTAGGTAATGTGGAAATTCCACAAGATGCATTCTTAGCCGTGCTTAAAATGGATGAAGAATAA
- the hemW gene encoding radical SAM family heme chaperone HemW — protein MAKSVYIHIPFCVRICTYCDFNKFYIANQPVDEYLDCLIKEMSTRKDKEVETVFVGGGTPTALSEAQLERLLQAINDLFVITKEYTFEANPDELTEAKIKLLKQYDVNRLSLGVQTFDDELLKVLGRTHHSDDIEKAVTLSRKHKIPSVSLDLMFHLPGQTLEQFDDSLNKALSLDVDHISSYALILEPKTQFYNLYRKGRLKLPNEDLGEEMYQHLKKKLADSNLNQYEISNFSKEGHESVHNKVYWKNEEYYGFGAGAHGYINGIRYRNINPVNQYIKKLKNGEMPVLHSTEVSLKEQMEEEMFLGLRMTKGVSKSKFKNKFDQSIEDVFGQHVKELIEQELLLDEQDYLRLSNRGQIIGNEVFEKFLLS, from the coding sequence ATGGCAAAAAGTGTATATATTCATATACCTTTCTGTGTGAGAATTTGTACTTATTGTGATTTTAATAAGTTCTATATTGCTAATCAGCCGGTAGATGAGTACTTAGATTGTTTGATAAAAGAGATGTCAACGAGAAAAGATAAAGAAGTTGAGACAGTTTTTGTAGGTGGAGGTACACCAACAGCATTATCTGAAGCACAACTTGAAAGATTACTGCAAGCTATTAACGATTTATTTGTGATTACAAAAGAGTATACATTTGAAGCTAATCCAGATGAATTAACAGAAGCAAAAATAAAATTACTCAAACAATATGATGTGAACAGATTATCATTAGGTGTTCAAACATTTGATGATGAATTGTTAAAAGTATTAGGAAGAACTCATCATAGTGACGATATTGAAAAAGCTGTTACATTATCTAGAAAACATAAAATTCCTTCTGTAAGTTTAGATCTTATGTTTCATTTACCTGGTCAAACATTAGAACAATTTGATGATTCACTCAATAAGGCACTATCACTTGATGTAGATCATATTTCAAGTTATGCACTTATACTTGAACCTAAAACGCAATTCTACAATTTATATAGAAAAGGGCGTTTGAAGTTACCTAATGAAGATTTAGGTGAAGAAATGTATCAACATTTGAAAAAGAAATTAGCAGACTCTAACCTTAATCAATATGAAATCTCTAACTTCTCGAAAGAAGGGCATGAATCTGTTCATAATAAAGTATATTGGAAAAATGAAGAATATTATGGTTTCGGTGCAGGTGCTCATGGCTATATTAATGGTATACGCTATAGAAATATTAATCCGGTTAACCAATATATTAAGAAGTTAAAGAATGGTGAAATGCCTGTATTGCATAGTACAGAAGTTTCATTGAAAGAACAAATGGAAGAAGAAATGTTTCTTGGATTAAGAATGACTAAAGGTGTGTCCAAATCAAAATTCAAAAATAAGTTTGACCAATCAATAGAAGATGTATTTGGTCAACATGTGAAAGAACTCATTGAACAAGAATTATTACTAGATGAACAAGACTATTTACGTTTAAGTAATCGCGGACAAATAATCGGAAATGAAGTGTTTGAGAAGTTTTTATTAAGCTAA
- the hrcA gene encoding heat-inducible transcriptional repressor HrcA: MITERQLQILNVIVEDYVELGQPIGSKSIIERHQLPISPATVRNEMKQLEDLNLLEKTHTSSGRIPSEQGIKYYVNQLLESKSQSKKSLNWFEHFQDKNQYDVNAMLKWLALEISNRSHYTTVVLGPNKFSRFIFEIHFVRVSPTHLMGVIVFTDGYVEKVHIQIHESLNQLQIEKFMNYLNQYFKQNTLTTMIKTLESLSLSFIDQEFINNFKQALLTQINDHNEEMFLGGKMHLIDALDVTNVSMIQSILKYLESERIAQFLNETSNDSISVKIGQEINKDLHGISIISTNYEISGDITGHLAVIGPTAMYYNKVVQLLNHF; the protein is encoded by the coding sequence ATGATTACTGAGAGGCAATTACAAATTTTGAATGTAATTGTTGAGGATTATGTTGAGTTAGGACAACCAATTGGTTCTAAGTCGATTATTGAAAGGCATCAATTGCCGATTAGTCCAGCGACAGTTAGAAATGAAATGAAACAATTAGAAGATTTGAACCTTCTTGAGAAGACGCATACGTCATCAGGTCGTATTCCTTCTGAACAAGGAATTAAGTATTATGTTAATCAATTACTTGAGTCTAAATCTCAAAGTAAGAAAAGCTTAAATTGGTTTGAACATTTTCAAGATAAAAATCAATACGATGTAAACGCAATGCTTAAATGGTTAGCATTAGAAATTTCAAATCGATCACATTATACAACTGTAGTACTCGGACCGAATAAATTTTCAAGATTTATATTTGAAATTCATTTTGTGAGAGTCAGCCCAACTCATCTCATGGGCGTCATTGTATTTACAGATGGTTATGTAGAGAAAGTTCATATTCAAATTCATGAATCTTTAAATCAATTACAAATTGAGAAATTTATGAACTACTTAAACCAGTATTTTAAGCAAAATACTTTAACTACAATGATAAAAACGTTAGAATCATTATCGTTGTCATTCATTGATCAAGAATTTATTAATAATTTTAAACAAGCATTATTAACGCAAATTAATGATCATAATGAAGAAATGTTTCTAGGTGGTAAGATGCACCTAATTGACGCGTTAGATGTTACAAATGTATCGATGATTCAATCGATTTTAAAGTATCTTGAATCTGAACGAATCGCTCAATTTTTAAATGAAACATCAAATGATTCGATAAGTGTCAAAATTGGACAGGAAATTAATAAAGATTTACATGGTATTTCGATTATTAGTACCAATTATGAAATTTCTGGTGATATAACTGGTCATTTAGCCGTTATTGGTCCAACTGCAATGTATTATAACAAAGTGGTTCAACTTTTGAATCATTTTTAA
- the grpE gene encoding nucleotide exchange factor GrpE: MTEEKQNEQFDETNDQTQSVATEEVESNETEENVEEVEQDKVVEIPEAELEQLKQKANEEEEKYLRLYAEFENYKRRMKQEASITKDYQAQRVLTDVLPALDNMDRALKQEGESEDFLTFKKGVDMVYNDLLKSLKDNGLEEIESYNQPFDPNVHQAVMQDNNPDFESGVVTEELQRGYKLKNRVLRPAMVKVNE; this comes from the coding sequence ATGACGGAAGAAAAGCAAAATGAACAATTCGATGAAACAAACGATCAAACTCAATCTGTCGCTACTGAAGAAGTAGAATCGAATGAAACTGAAGAAAATGTTGAAGAGGTTGAGCAAGATAAAGTAGTCGAAATTCCGGAAGCTGAACTCGAACAACTTAAACAAAAAGCAAATGAAGAAGAAGAAAAATACTTACGTTTATATGCTGAGTTTGAAAACTATAAACGTAGAATGAAACAAGAAGCAAGCATTACTAAAGATTATCAAGCACAACGTGTACTTACAGATGTATTACCTGCGCTTGATAATATGGACCGTGCACTTAAACAAGAAGGTGAGTCTGAAGATTTCCTAACTTTCAAAAAAGGTGTAGACATGGTTTATAACGATTTACTTAAATCATTAAAAGATAATGGTTTAGAAGAAATCGAATCTTATAACCAACCATTCGATCCAAATGTACATCAAGCAGTAATGCAAGATAACAATCCTGACTTTGAATCAGGTGTTGTAACTGAAGAGTTACAAAGAGGATATAAATTGAAAAATCGTGTTTTAAGACCAGCAATGGTTAAAGTAAACGAATAA
- the dnaK gene encoding molecular chaperone DnaK gives MSKVIGIDLGTTNSVVSVLEGGEPKVIQNPEGNRTTPSVVAFKDGETQVGEVAKRQAVTNPNTIQSVKRHMGTDYKEKVEDKEYTPQEISAMILQNLKSTAESYLGEKVTKAVITVPAYFNDSERQATKDAGRIAGLEVERIINEPTAAALAYGLDKTETDQKVLVFDLGGGTFDVSILELGDGVFEVLATAGDNKLGGDDFDDVIIKYLVEEFKKENGIDLSQDKMALQRLKDAAEKAKKDLSGVSSTQISLPFISGGANGPLHLETTLSRAKFESLTSDLVERTMGPTRQAMKDAGLSNSDIDEVILVGGSTRIPAVQEAIKKEIGKEPNKGVNPDEVVAMGAAIQGGVITGDVKDVVLLDVTPLSLGIETMGGVSTVLIERNTTIPTSKSQVFSTAADNQPAVDIHVLQGERQLAADNKTLGRFQLTDIPPAPRGVPQIEVSFDIDKNGIVNVTAKDLGTNKEQKITIESSSSLSDEEIDRMVQDAEKNAEADKKRREEIDLRNEADQMVFTVEKTLTDLGDNVDESEKAKAEEAKEELKKALEGTDIEDIRTKKDALQEIVQQLSVKMYEQAAQAQQGAEGAEGQSTSNDDDVVDAEFTEVNEDDKK, from the coding sequence ATGAGTAAAGTAATAGGTATAGACTTAGGTACAACAAATTCAGTAGTTTCAGTATTAGAAGGTGGAGAACCTAAAGTAATCCAAAATCCAGAAGGTAACAGAACAACACCATCAGTTGTTGCATTTAAAGATGGTGAAACACAAGTTGGTGAAGTTGCTAAACGTCAAGCAGTAACTAATCCAAATACAATTCAATCAGTTAAACGTCATATGGGTACTGATTATAAAGAAAAAGTTGAAGATAAAGAATATACACCACAAGAAATCTCAGCTATGATTTTACAAAACTTAAAATCAACTGCTGAAAGTTATTTAGGTGAAAAAGTAACTAAAGCTGTTATTACAGTTCCAGCATATTTCAATGACTCAGAACGTCAAGCAACTAAAGATGCTGGTAGAATCGCTGGTTTAGAAGTTGAACGTATTATTAACGAACCAACTGCAGCAGCATTAGCTTACGGTTTAGATAAAACTGAAACAGATCAAAAAGTTTTAGTATTTGACCTTGGTGGTGGTACTTTCGACGTATCTATCCTTGAATTAGGTGACGGTGTATTCGAAGTATTAGCAACTGCAGGTGACAATAAACTTGGTGGTGACGATTTCGATGACGTTATCATTAAATATTTAGTTGAAGAATTCAAAAAAGAAAATGGCATAGATTTATCACAAGATAAAATGGCATTACAACGTCTTAAAGATGCTGCTGAAAAAGCTAAAAAAGACTTATCAGGCGTATCTTCTACTCAAATTTCATTACCATTCATCTCTGGTGGCGCAAATGGTCCATTACACTTAGAAACAACACTTTCAAGAGCTAAATTTGAATCATTAACAAGCGATTTAGTAGAAAGAACAATGGGTCCAACTCGCCAAGCAATGAAAGATGCAGGATTATCTAATTCTGATATCGATGAAGTTATCTTAGTTGGTGGTTCAACTCGTATCCCAGCTGTTCAAGAAGCAATCAAAAAAGAAATCGGTAAAGAACCTAACAAAGGTGTTAACCCAGATGAAGTAGTAGCAATGGGTGCTGCAATTCAAGGTGGCGTAATCACTGGTGATGTTAAAGATGTAGTATTACTTGACGTTACACCATTATCATTAGGTATCGAAACTATGGGTGGCGTATCTACAGTATTAATCGAAAGAAATACAACAATTCCAACATCTAAATCTCAAGTATTCTCTACTGCAGCTGACAACCAACCAGCAGTTGATATTCACGTATTACAAGGTGAACGTCAATTAGCAGCTGATAACAAAACGCTTGGTAGATTCCAATTAACGGATATTCCACCAGCTCCACGTGGTGTGCCACAAATCGAAGTATCATTTGATATTGATAAAAACGGTATCGTTAATGTAACAGCTAAAGATTTAGGTACAAACAAAGAACAAAAAATTACGATTGAATCAAGCTCATCATTATCAGATGAAGAAATCGACCGTATGGTTCAAGATGCAGAGAAAAATGCTGAAGCAGACAAAAAACGTCGTGAAGAAATCGATTTAAGAAATGAAGCAGACCAAATGGTATTTACTGTTGAAAAAACTTTAACTGATCTTGGCGATAACGTTGATGAAAGCGAAAAAGCTAAAGCTGAAGAAGCTAAAGAAGAATTGAAAAAAGCACTTGAAGGTACTGATATAGAAGATATCAGAACTAAAAAAGATGCACTTCAAGAAATCGTACAACAATTATCTGTTAAAATGTATGAACAAGCTGCACAAGCACAACAAGGTGCTGAAGGCGCTGAAGGCCAATCTACTTCAAACGATGATGACGTAGTTGATGCTGAATTTACAGAAGTCAACGAAGACGATAAAAAATAA